The following proteins are encoded in a genomic region of Candidatus Neomarinimicrobiota bacterium:
- a CDS encoding regulatory protein RecX produces the protein MTHNILLKQTEKDIREAGLRLLKYRMRSKNELKTRLLKKGFSEIMVQNAIMWFENLKFINDEEFAKCFAEEKVRNKKIGAMALKSELFPHHLDEDLVDRVISKVYTDFPEEELIRKHIQKKRLADKKSLPEKDIKKISDFLKRKGFRWDTIRIVLSENGWV, from the coding sequence ATGACCCATAATATATTATTGAAACAAACTGAAAAAGATATCCGAGAAGCCGGTCTTAGATTGCTCAAATATCGTATGCGAAGCAAAAATGAATTAAAAACTCGTCTTCTGAAAAAAGGATTTTCAGAAATCATGGTTCAAAATGCAATCATGTGGTTTGAGAATTTAAAGTTTATCAATGATGAAGAATTCGCAAAATGTTTTGCCGAAGAAAAAGTGCGGAATAAAAAAATTGGCGCAATGGCGTTGAAATCAGAATTATTCCCGCATCATTTAGATGAAGATTTGGTTGATCGCGTCATCAGCAAGGTATATACCGATTTTCCGGAAGAAGAATTAATTCGGAAGCATATTCAGAAAAAAAGGTTGGCAGATAAAAAATCTCTTCCTGAAAAAGACATTAAGAAAATATCTGATTTCCTGAAGCGGAAAGGTTTTCGGTGGGATACAATTCGAATTGTGTTGAGTGAAAATGGGTGGGTGTAA